A single region of the Thioalkalivibrio nitratireducens DSM 14787 genome encodes:
- a CDS encoding DUF502 domain-containing protein, with protein MLSHLRRYLIAGLLVWVPLIVTGLIIKFLVDALDFTILLLPASWRPEAILGFSVPGTGVVVAIVIVFATGVVAANIVGRKLVELGEAIVDRIPLVRSIYSAVKQVMRTVFDDGGQSFRRVLLVEYPRKGLWTLGFQTGVGVGEVQARTERDVLTVFVPTTPNPTSGFVIMVPREDAVELDMSVEDGLKFVMSLGVVVPEWPPLAKGGVKAGAKLAPGMTKP; from the coding sequence GTGCTGAGCCACCTGCGTCGCTACCTGATCGCGGGACTGCTGGTCTGGGTCCCGCTGATCGTGACCGGGTTGATCATCAAGTTCCTGGTCGACGCGCTCGATTTCACCATCCTGCTGCTGCCCGCGAGCTGGCGCCCGGAGGCGATTCTTGGTTTCAGCGTGCCGGGCACCGGGGTGGTGGTCGCGATCGTGATCGTGTTCGCGACCGGTGTGGTTGCGGCAAACATCGTCGGGCGGAAGCTGGTCGAACTGGGCGAGGCGATCGTGGATCGGATCCCGTTGGTCCGGTCGATCTACAGTGCGGTGAAACAGGTGATGCGCACCGTGTTCGACGACGGCGGCCAGTCGTTCCGGCGCGTGCTGCTGGTCGAGTATCCGCGCAAGGGGCTGTGGACGCTCGGATTCCAGACCGGCGTCGGCGTCGGCGAGGTGCAGGCGCGGACCGAGCGCGACGTGCTGACCGTGTTCGTCCCGACCACGCCGAATCCGACCTCCGGGTTCGTGATCATGGTCCCGCGCGAGGATGCGGTCGAACTCGACATGTCGGTCGAGGACGGTCTGAAATTCGTGATGTCGCTGGGGGTCGTGGTGCCGGAGTGGCCGCCGTTGGCGAAGGGCGGCGTGAAGGCCGGCGCGAAGCTTGCGCCGGGGATGACCAAACCGTAA
- a CDS encoding FmdB family zinc ribbon protein, with protein MPIYEYECSACGDRTEVIQKLSDPVLTDCPACGTSALNKLVSAAGFRLSGGGWYETDFKKDKRRNLKEDATRTDSGPAGGCGAPACGSGSCAAPPA; from the coding sequence ATGCCGATTTACGAATACGAGTGCAGTGCCTGTGGCGACCGTACTGAGGTCATCCAGAAGCTGAGCGACCCCGTGCTGACCGACTGCCCGGCCTGCGGGACGAGTGCCCTGAACAAGCTGGTGTCGGCCGCCGGGTTCCGCCTGTCCGGTGGTGGCTGGTACGAGACCGACTTCAAGAAGGACAAGCGCCGCAACCTGAAGGAGGATGCGACCAGGACCGATTCCGGCCCCGCCGGGGGGTGCGGTGCGCCGGCCTGCGGCTCCGGATCCTGCGCAGCCCCGCCGGCATGA
- a CDS encoding DsrE family protein, producing the protein MADKIVIMLLNLNLERPTTLGAPFFQATVAAVMDLEVEMYFAGDSAKLLIRGVAETIHPGTAHEKSVYSFMQDAHEAGCRFFACAGAMEEHGLTLDNAIPQLDGVHGGGTFIGEVIEDHVVTLTY; encoded by the coding sequence ATGGCGGACAAGATCGTGATCATGCTGCTGAACCTGAATCTCGAACGCCCGACCACCCTCGGCGCACCGTTTTTCCAGGCCACGGTCGCCGCGGTGATGGATCTGGAGGTGGAGATGTACTTCGCCGGCGACAGCGCGAAACTGCTGATCCGGGGCGTTGCCGAGACCATTCACCCGGGCACGGCACATGAGAAATCGGTCTACAGCTTCATGCAGGATGCGCATGAGGCGGGTTGCCGGTTTTTCGCCTGTGCCGGAGCCATGGAAGAACACGGCCTGACCCTGGACAATGCGATCCCGCAACTCGATGGCGTGCACGGCGGCGGCACATTCATCGGCGAGGTGATCGAGGACCACGTGGTGACCCTGACCTACTGA
- a CDS encoding SDR family NAD(P)-dependent oxidoreductase, with product MTNRARTVLVTGCSSGIGEHVALALHERGYRVFATARSSEAVARLKSQGLEALRLDLDDSASIRSAVHEVLARTRGELYALFNNAGYGQPGAVEDLSRPALRAQLETNVLGWLELTNAVIPAMRRRGAGRIIQNSSVLGLVGLRMRGAYVCSKFALEGLSDVLRQELHGSGIHVALVEPGPIRSRFRANAFLAYRRFIRPRESHWRETYERMERRLAHAEREAPFTLGPEAVLKAVVHALEARRPKTRYRVTVPTHLFATLRWLLPTRVMDTVMRMVSRGENR from the coding sequence ATGACCAACCGTGCCCGCACCGTACTCGTGACCGGCTGCTCCTCCGGTATCGGAGAGCACGTGGCACTGGCCCTGCACGAGCGCGGGTACCGGGTCTTTGCGACTGCGCGCAGCAGCGAGGCGGTCGCACGTCTGAAAAGCCAGGGTCTTGAAGCCCTGCGGCTGGACCTGGACGACTCGGCGAGCATCCGCAGTGCGGTGCACGAGGTGCTCGCGCGAACCCGCGGCGAACTGTACGCGCTGTTCAACAACGCCGGTTACGGGCAGCCTGGCGCGGTCGAGGACCTGTCCCGCCCCGCACTGCGGGCCCAGCTCGAGACCAACGTGCTCGGCTGGCTCGAGCTGACCAACGCGGTGATCCCGGCGATGCGCAGGCGGGGCGCCGGCCGCATCATCCAGAACAGCTCGGTGCTGGGTCTGGTCGGACTGCGCATGCGCGGGGCCTACGTATGTTCCAAATTCGCGCTGGAGGGCCTCAGCGACGTGCTGCGCCAGGAACTGCACGGCAGCGGCATTCACGTGGCGCTGGTCGAACCCGGCCCGATCCGCAGCCGCTTCCGCGCCAACGCTTTTCTCGCCTACCGGCGCTTCATCCGCCCGCGCGAGAGCCACTGGCGCGAAACCTACGAACGCATGGAACGCCGCCTCGCACACGCGGAGCGGGAAGCCCCGTTCACGCTGGGGCCGGAGGCCGTGCTGAAGGCGGTCGTGCATGCGCTCGAGGCGCGTCGGCCGAAGACCCGCTACCGGGTGACCGTGCCGACCCACCTGTTCGCGACCCTGAGATGGCTGCTGCCGACCCGGGTCATGGACACCGTGATGCGCATGGTGTCCCGGGGGGAAAACCGCTGA
- a CDS encoding phospholipase D-like domain-containing protein has protein sequence MRPWRRRGFPPRGPHRYELHVDGGTFIPAMLGAIETAREQVLLEMYLVASGATAEHFIDALAAAARRGVDVHLLLDGFGTQGLGSAERAHLSAAGVQLTFYNPLGWVRWRVALFRDHRKLLLVDGRLAFVGGMGITDAFDPATRGAGAHWHEVMLALEGPCVADWHSLFADCWRQWSRDAIALPASLASPAATIPDGQVLGHVRAGGQAVMRAVLAQIGKAHTRVWIATAYFAPTRRLRRALKRAVRRGVDVRLLLAGPCNDHPAVWHAGRRFYGPLLQAGVRIFEYQPRFLHAKMVLCDEWASIGSSNLDHWTLRWNLEANQAVTGPVFAEDLAAVFRHDFTLSEEWTFAAWQQRGLRLRLLERVLGSLDDLLVQWSYRRALRHPPSVQG, from the coding sequence ATGCGGCCATGGCGGCGCCGCGGCTTTCCGCCCCGTGGGCCGCACCGTTACGAGTTGCACGTCGATGGCGGCACCTTCATCCCGGCGATGCTGGGGGCGATCGAGACCGCGCGCGAGCAGGTGCTGCTCGAGATGTACCTGGTCGCCTCCGGGGCCACCGCCGAGCATTTCATCGACGCGCTGGCGGCTGCGGCCCGACGCGGGGTGGACGTGCACCTGCTGCTCGACGGCTTCGGGACACAGGGGCTCGGGTCTGCGGAACGGGCCCACCTCAGCGCCGCGGGAGTACAGCTGACCTTCTACAACCCGCTGGGATGGGTCCGCTGGCGTGTCGCCCTGTTCCGGGACCACCGCAAGCTGCTGCTGGTCGACGGTCGTCTCGCCTTCGTCGGCGGCATGGGCATCACCGATGCCTTCGACCCGGCGACCCGGGGCGCAGGGGCGCATTGGCACGAGGTGATGCTGGCGCTGGAGGGACCCTGCGTTGCCGACTGGCACAGCCTGTTCGCCGATTGCTGGCGACAGTGGAGCCGGGATGCGATTGCGCTCCCCGCCTCACTCGCGTCGCCGGCGGCGACGATACCGGACGGGCAGGTTCTGGGCCACGTCCGTGCGGGCGGACAGGCGGTGATGCGGGCGGTGCTGGCGCAGATCGGCAAGGCCCACACCCGCGTGTGGATCGCGACCGCCTATTTTGCCCCTACCCGGCGCCTGCGCAGGGCGCTGAAACGCGCGGTCCGTCGCGGGGTCGACGTGCGCCTGCTGCTCGCCGGTCCATGCAACGACCATCCGGCGGTCTGGCATGCGGGGCGCCGGTTCTACGGGCCACTGCTCCAGGCGGGCGTGCGCATTTTCGAGTACCAGCCCCGGTTCTTGCACGCGAAAATGGTGCTCTGCGACGAGTGGGCAAGCATCGGCTCCAGCAACCTCGACCACTGGACGCTACGCTGGAACCTGGAAGCAAACCAGGCAGTCACCGGCCCGGTGTTCGCGGAGGATCTGGCCGCGGTCTTCCGGCACGACTTCACGCTCAGCGAGGAATGGACCTTTGCCGCGTGGCAGCAACGCGGCCTGCGCCTGCGCCTGCTGGAGCGGGTGCTGGGCAGCCTCGACGACCTGCTGGTGCAGTGGAGCTACCGGCGCGCGCTGCGCCATCCGCCCTCCGTGCAGGGCTGA
- a CDS encoding alpha/beta hydrolase, whose product MDRSLLSLALMGAVAYGVFVAFLYVTQERLIYFPVAALATTPERHGLAYEDVALSAEDGVRLHGWFVPAPEARTTLLFFHGNGGNLSHRIDSLRIFHDLGLSVLILSYRGYGRSEGRPSEAGTRLDANAAWRYLREERGVPASEIVIFGRSLGAAVGAELAAREPPGAVILESPFTSAADLGAEVYPWLPVRLLLRHEYDVLRPAREITAPLLVVHSRDDEIVPFAHGRAIADATGADLLELRGGHNDAFLRSRTAYVEGLKVFLDTAFSPAARGPRERPVERRLVRSEPRRLP is encoded by the coding sequence ATGGACCGATCCCTGCTGAGCCTGGCACTGATGGGCGCGGTCGCCTACGGGGTGTTCGTCGCGTTCCTGTACGTGACGCAGGAGCGCCTGATCTATTTTCCGGTCGCAGCGCTCGCGACCACGCCCGAGCGCCACGGCCTGGCGTACGAGGACGTGGCGCTGAGCGCGGAGGACGGAGTGCGCCTGCACGGCTGGTTCGTGCCGGCGCCGGAGGCACGCACCACCCTGCTGTTCTTCCACGGCAACGGTGGGAACCTGTCGCACCGAATCGATTCGCTGCGCATCTTTCATGACCTGGGGCTGTCGGTGCTCATTCTCAGCTACCGCGGCTACGGACGCAGCGAGGGTCGGCCGAGCGAGGCTGGAACCCGGCTCGACGCGAATGCAGCCTGGCGTTACCTGCGCGAGGAGCGCGGTGTGCCCGCGTCGGAAATCGTGATATTCGGCCGCTCGCTGGGCGCGGCGGTGGGGGCCGAGCTGGCCGCCCGGGAACCGCCCGGTGCAGTGATCCTGGAGTCGCCGTTCACCAGCGCCGCTGACCTGGGCGCCGAGGTCTATCCCTGGCTGCCGGTGCGCCTGCTGCTCCGCCACGAGTACGACGTGCTCCGCCCGGCGCGGGAGATCACGGCGCCGCTGCTGGTGGTGCACAGCCGCGACGACGAGATCGTGCCATTCGCGCACGGCCGTGCGATCGCGGATGCAACCGGTGCCGACCTGCTGGAACTGCGTGGCGGACACAACGACGCGTTCCTGCGTAGCCGGACGGCCTATGTCGAGGGGCTGAAGGTTTTCCTCGACACGGCGTTTTCGCCAGCAGCACGGGGGCCGCGCGAACGCCCTGTGGAGCGTCGCCTGGTTCGATCCGAGCCGCGCAGGCTGCCATGA
- a CDS encoding efflux RND transporter permease subunit, whose protein sequence is MSAEDKPMGISGRIARKFLTTQITPLLALVGLMLGLFAVMITPREEEPQINVTIADVFIPFPGATAEEVAQLVATPAEQVLSEIEGIDDIFSTSQPNMAKITVQFKVGEDRTDALVRLYTQVFSNQDWLPQNLGVGEPLIKPMGIDDVPIVTVTLWTEDETRGGHDLAAVAHAIESELKRVPGTRDIYTVGGPDHVVHVRFRPEALAGYSLSVEELRNALQASNFSRDAGALFQDNQEVLVQAGDFITRAEDFAGLVVGMHDGRPVYLDDVAAVVQGPGYATQHVSYADGAAADREAHLGHMHPAVTVAIAKQPGTNAVDIANSLVDRLEQLRGTYIPDGIETTITRNYGATADQKAKTLIQKLIFATASVVVLVWIALGWREAFIVGTAVVITLAITLFASWAWGFTLNRVSLFALIFSIGILVDDAIVVVENIHRHMSMGKKKFLEAIPVAVDEVGGPTILATFTVIAALLPMAFVTGLMGPYMSPIPINASMGMIISLAVAYVVTPWLTYKVLRRQAELHERAIEAGHSEHSDEQASKKLARLFDVILRPFLGETRKAVLSRMVMLGGTVVLILGSVSLVYFQVVVLKMLPFDDKSEFQVVLDMPEGTSLEHTKQVLSEMGDYLRAVPEVRDVQVYAGTAAPINFNGLVRQYYLREGAHLGDIQVNLTDAKKRDRKSHDIALSVRPEINAIAEYHGGRVKVVEVPPGPPVLSPIVAEIYGPDYDGQIEIAHQVREVFKNTRNITDIDDSVEHPGPKRILRVDRERAARLGVSQQSVVSAVQTALAGEDVTFLYGTNVKYAVPVRLQFEEADMADLETVLGLHVRAQNGALVPISEVVEVVDTTREHAIHHKNLLPVVYVVGDQAGGVDSPLYGMFDLFFQLRDMPMAFGEPLTQLFIDQPDNPYRFSLKWDGEWQVTYETFRDMGIAYSVGLLLIYLLVVAQFRSYMVPLIIMAPIPLTVIGVMPGHAFMDAFFMDAKFTATSMIGMIALAGIIVRNSILLVDFVNEEIRRGVAVIDAVVNAGAVRAKPIVLTGLAAMVGAGFIIDDPIFSGLAISLIFGILVSTLLTLVIIPVLYYLYVRSRVELIKAQEA, encoded by the coding sequence ATGAGTGCGGAGGACAAGCCGATGGGGATCTCCGGGCGCATCGCCCGGAAATTTCTGACGACGCAGATCACGCCGCTGCTGGCGCTGGTCGGCCTGATGCTGGGGCTGTTTGCGGTGATGATCACCCCCCGCGAGGAAGAGCCGCAGATCAACGTCACCATCGCCGACGTGTTCATTCCGTTCCCCGGCGCGACCGCCGAGGAGGTGGCACAGCTGGTCGCGACCCCGGCCGAGCAGGTGCTGTCCGAGATCGAGGGGATCGACGACATCTTCTCCACCTCGCAGCCGAACATGGCCAAGATCACGGTGCAGTTCAAGGTGGGCGAGGACCGGACCGATGCGCTCGTGCGGCTGTACACGCAGGTGTTCTCGAACCAGGACTGGCTGCCGCAGAACCTCGGCGTCGGAGAACCCCTGATCAAGCCGATGGGCATCGACGACGTGCCGATCGTCACCGTAACCCTGTGGACCGAGGACGAAACCCGTGGCGGCCATGACCTCGCCGCGGTCGCGCATGCGATCGAGTCGGAACTGAAGCGGGTTCCCGGAACCCGCGATATCTACACCGTGGGCGGCCCGGATCACGTCGTCCACGTGCGTTTCCGCCCGGAGGCGCTCGCCGGTTACAGCCTGTCGGTCGAGGAACTGCGCAACGCCCTGCAGGCGAGCAACTTCAGTCGCGATGCCGGCGCGCTGTTCCAGGACAACCAGGAAGTCCTGGTCCAGGCCGGCGACTTCATCACGCGCGCTGAGGACTTCGCCGGCCTCGTGGTGGGAATGCACGACGGGCGGCCGGTCTACCTGGACGACGTCGCCGCGGTCGTGCAGGGCCCCGGCTACGCGACGCAGCACGTGAGCTACGCCGACGGTGCGGCAGCCGACCGGGAGGCGCATCTCGGCCATATGCACCCGGCAGTCACGGTCGCGATCGCCAAGCAGCCGGGCACCAACGCGGTGGACATCGCCAATTCGCTGGTCGACCGCCTCGAGCAGTTGCGTGGCACTTACATCCCGGACGGCATCGAGACCACGATCACCCGCAACTACGGCGCGACCGCGGATCAGAAGGCGAAAACCCTGATCCAGAAGCTGATCTTCGCGACGGCCTCGGTGGTGGTGCTGGTCTGGATCGCGCTCGGCTGGCGCGAGGCCTTCATCGTCGGCACCGCGGTGGTGATCACGCTCGCGATCACCCTGTTCGCATCCTGGGCTTGGGGCTTCACGCTGAACCGGGTTTCGCTGTTCGCGCTGATCTTCTCGATCGGGATCCTGGTCGATGACGCGATCGTGGTGGTGGAGAACATCCACCGGCACATGAGCATGGGCAAGAAGAAGTTCCTCGAGGCGATCCCGGTCGCGGTGGACGAGGTCGGGGGGCCGACCATCCTCGCGACCTTTACCGTGATCGCGGCACTGCTGCCGATGGCCTTCGTCACCGGCCTGATGGGCCCGTACATGAGCCCGATCCCGATCAACGCCAGCATGGGGATGATCATCTCCCTGGCGGTGGCCTATGTGGTCACACCCTGGCTTACCTACAAGGTGCTGCGGCGCCAGGCCGAACTGCACGAACGTGCGATCGAGGCCGGCCACAGCGAGCACAGCGACGAGCAAGCCTCGAAGAAGCTGGCGAGGCTGTTCGACGTGATCCTGCGCCCGTTCCTCGGCGAGACGCGCAAGGCGGTGCTGTCCCGGATGGTGATGCTCGGCGGTACCGTGGTGCTGATCCTGGGCTCGGTGTCGCTGGTTTACTTCCAGGTAGTGGTGCTGAAGATGCTGCCCTTCGACGACAAGTCCGAGTTCCAGGTGGTACTCGACATGCCGGAGGGGACCAGCCTCGAACACACCAAGCAGGTGCTGAGCGAGATGGGAGACTACCTGCGCGCCGTTCCCGAGGTCCGCGACGTGCAGGTCTATGCCGGCACCGCTGCTCCGATTAACTTCAACGGTCTGGTGCGGCAGTACTACCTGCGCGAGGGCGCCCACCTCGGCGACATCCAGGTCAACCTGACCGACGCCAAGAAACGCGACCGCAAGAGCCACGACATTGCGCTGTCGGTGCGCCCGGAGATCAACGCGATCGCCGAATACCACGGTGGCCGCGTGAAAGTGGTCGAGGTGCCGCCGGGCCCGCCGGTGCTGTCGCCGATCGTTGCCGAGATCTACGGCCCCGATTACGACGGCCAGATCGAGATTGCGCACCAGGTTCGCGAGGTCTTCAAGAACACCCGGAACATCACCGACATCGACGACTCGGTCGAGCATCCCGGTCCCAAGCGGATCCTGCGTGTCGACCGCGAGCGCGCGGCACGGCTGGGTGTCTCACAGCAGTCGGTGGTGTCCGCGGTGCAGACCGCGCTGGCGGGCGAGGACGTGACCTTCCTCTACGGAACCAACGTGAAATACGCGGTGCCGGTGCGCCTGCAGTTCGAGGAGGCCGACATGGCCGACCTCGAGACGGTTCTCGGGCTGCACGTGCGCGCGCAGAACGGCGCGCTGGTGCCGATCTCCGAGGTCGTCGAAGTCGTCGACACCACGCGCGAGCATGCGATCCACCACAAGAACCTGCTGCCGGTGGTCTACGTGGTCGGGGATCAGGCCGGGGGAGTAGACAGCCCGCTGTACGGAATGTTCGACCTGTTCTTCCAGCTGCGCGACATGCCGATGGCTTTCGGCGAGCCATTGACCCAGCTGTTCATCGACCAGCCGGACAACCCCTACCGCTTCAGTCTGAAGTGGGACGGCGAATGGCAGGTGACCTACGAGACCTTCCGCGATATGGGCATCGCCTACTCGGTGGGTCTGCTCCTGATCTACCTGCTCGTGGTGGCCCAGTTCCGGTCGTACATGGTGCCGCTGATCATCATGGCGCCGATCCCCCTCACCGTGATCGGGGTGATGCCGGGGCACGCGTTCATGGACGCGTTCTTCATGGACGCGAAGTTCACCGCGACGTCGATGATCGGGATGATCGCGCTGGCGGGGATCATCGTGCGCAACTCGATCCTGCTGGTCGATTTCGTCAACGAGGAGATCCGGCGCGGCGTTGCGGTGATCGACGCGGTAGTGAATGCCGGCGCGGTGCGGGCCAAGCCGATCGTGCTGACCGGGCTGGCCGCAATGGTTGGTGCGGGCTTCATCATCGACGACCCGATCTTCAGCGGGCTCGCAATTTCGCTGATCTTCGGCATCCTGGTGTCCACGCTGCTGACGCTGGTGATCATCCCGGTGCTGTACTACCTGTACGTGCGCTCGCGGGTCGAACTGATCAAGGCGCAGGAGGCCTGA
- a CDS encoding efflux RND transporter periplasmic adaptor subunit yields MTLESMKRSAAGLALLLVMPVLAGAADLPFLTATVERQTLMQERIVDGRVEAVRRSTISAQTSGRVLEVHYDVDDFVEQDALVLRLSDSEQQARVRAAEGSLSEARTRFQEARSEFERIETIFADGLVSQTEFDRARAARDSARARVESAQASLAEAREQLGYTQVVAPFAGILTERHVEVGESVSPGTPLVTGISLDQLRVEINVPQRLIQDLRRYREAHVVLDTGERIEVESLTIFPYADPSTNTFRVRLNLPETERDLGLFPGMFVKAAVKLGEDRRLVVPSEAVVFRSEVVAVYTVDPEGRVGFRQIRVGRELPEGFEVLAGLREGERIALDPVHASIYLKEAQQVSR; encoded by the coding sequence ATGACGCTTGAATCGATGAAACGGAGCGCGGCGGGGCTCGCGCTGCTGCTGGTCATGCCCGTGCTGGCGGGAGCGGCGGACCTGCCGTTCCTGACGGCCACGGTCGAACGCCAGACGCTGATGCAGGAGCGGATCGTTGATGGCCGGGTCGAGGCGGTGCGCCGTTCGACCATCTCCGCCCAGACATCGGGCCGGGTGCTCGAGGTCCACTACGACGTCGATGACTTCGTCGAGCAGGATGCCCTGGTGCTGCGCCTCAGCGACAGCGAACAGCAGGCGCGGGTGCGTGCCGCGGAAGGCAGCCTGAGCGAGGCCCGTACGCGGTTCCAGGAGGCGCGTTCCGAGTTCGAGCGCATCGAAACCATCTTTGCGGATGGGCTGGTGTCACAAACCGAATTCGATCGTGCACGGGCGGCGAGGGATTCCGCGCGCGCCCGCGTCGAATCCGCCCAGGCGTCGCTGGCCGAGGCGCGTGAGCAGTTGGGGTATACGCAGGTGGTCGCGCCGTTCGCCGGAATCCTTACCGAGCGCCACGTGGAGGTCGGCGAGTCCGTGAGCCCGGGAACACCGCTGGTCACCGGGATCAGCCTTGATCAACTGCGCGTCGAAATCAACGTGCCGCAGCGGCTGATCCAGGATCTGCGCCGCTACCGCGAGGCGCACGTGGTGCTGGATACCGGGGAGCGCATCGAGGTCGAAAGCCTGACGATCTTTCCGTACGCGGATCCGTCGACCAACACCTTCCGAGTGCGGCTGAACCTGCCGGAGACCGAGCGGGATCTGGGCCTGTTCCCGGGGATGTTCGTAAAGGCCGCGGTCAAGCTGGGCGAGGACCGGCGACTGGTGGTGCCGTCCGAGGCCGTGGTGTTCCGCAGCGAGGTCGTGGCCGTCTATACGGTCGACCCCGAAGGGCGCGTCGGGTTTCGGCAGATCCGCGTCGGGCGCGAGCTACCGGAGGGCTTCGAGGTGCTGGCCGGACTGCGCGAGGGTGAGCGCATCGCGCTGGATCCGGTCCATGCCAGCATCTACCTGAAGGAAGCACAGCAGGTGTCCCGATGA
- a CDS encoding phenylpyruvate tautomerase MIF-related protein — translation MPLLSVETNVPLPADPSPLTADLSTAVAQWLGKPEGYVMVRLAHNAAMRFAGTTDPLAYCELKSIGLPEARTWELSEALCSRLQERIGVAPNRIYIEFSDAPRQFWGWNSSTF, via the coding sequence ATGCCCCTGCTCAGCGTAGAGACCAACGTCCCGCTGCCGGCCGATCCCTCGCCGCTTACCGCCGACCTCTCGACCGCGGTGGCCCAGTGGCTCGGAAAACCCGAAGGCTACGTGATGGTACGGCTGGCCCACAACGCGGCGATGCGCTTCGCGGGCACAACCGATCCGCTCGCGTATTGCGAACTGAAGAGTATCGGCCTGCCCGAGGCGCGAACATGGGAACTGTCCGAGGCCCTGTGCAGCCGGTTGCAGGAACGGATCGGCGTGGCCCCGAACCGTATCTACATCGAATTCAGCGATGCCCCCCGCCAGTTCTGGGGCTGGAACAGCTCCACCTTCTGA
- a CDS encoding proline--tRNA ligase codes for MRVSQFPLNTLKETPAEAEVISHQLLLRAGYVRRLASGLYTWLPLGLRVLRRVEHIVREEMNRAGALELLMPAVQPAELWQESGRWDEYGAELLRLRDRHQREFCFGPTHEEVITDLVRREIRSYKQLPVNYYQIQTKFRDERRPRFGIMRAREFLMKDAYSFHLDAGSLQATYDAMHAAYIRIFNRCGLEFRAVEADTGSIGGSASHEFHVLADSGEDSIAFSEGGYAANVELAPTTQPSPAPAPSRELEKVATPGVHSIEDLVAFLGIPVTQTVKTLVLEGSAEADAPLVAVLLRGDHELNAVKAEKHPWIAAPLRMAGDAEIRAAIGAGTGSLGPVGLPLPVLADHVLAGLADFAAGANEDGFHLTGVNWGRDLPLPASADLRNITAGEPAPDGSGPIGIRRGIEVGHIFQLGEKYSRALNASVLDESGRERVVTMGCYGIGVSRVVAAAIEQNHDDRGICWPAALAPFDIALCPIGAKKSQRVRDAATALHDELQAAGFSVLLDDRDIRPGVMFADMELIGLPHRLVIGERALDEGVIEYQGRQNPEASRIERAGLLDFLRERHAESS; via the coding sequence ATGCGCGTCTCGCAGTTTCCCCTGAACACCCTGAAGGAGACCCCGGCCGAGGCCGAGGTCATCAGCCACCAGCTGCTGCTCCGGGCAGGTTATGTCCGCCGCCTTGCCTCCGGCCTGTATACCTGGCTGCCGCTCGGCCTACGCGTGCTGCGTCGGGTCGAGCACATCGTGCGCGAGGAGATGAACCGGGCCGGCGCTCTGGAGCTCCTGATGCCCGCGGTGCAGCCCGCAGAACTTTGGCAGGAGTCGGGGCGGTGGGACGAGTATGGCGCCGAGCTGTTGCGGCTGCGTGACCGCCATCAGCGCGAGTTCTGCTTCGGCCCAACGCACGAGGAGGTCATCACCGACCTGGTGCGCCGCGAGATCCGCAGCTACAAGCAACTGCCGGTGAATTACTACCAGATCCAGACCAAGTTCCGCGACGAGCGGCGGCCGCGCTTCGGTATCATGCGCGCACGCGAATTCCTGATGAAGGATGCCTATTCGTTCCACCTCGATGCCGGGAGCCTGCAGGCCACCTACGATGCCATGCACGCGGCCTACATACGGATCTTCAACCGCTGCGGACTCGAGTTCCGGGCGGTCGAGGCCGATACCGGCTCGATCGGCGGCAGCGCATCGCACGAATTCCACGTGCTGGCCGACTCCGGAGAGGACAGCATCGCCTTCTCCGAAGGTGGCTATGCGGCGAACGTGGAACTCGCCCCGACAACGCAGCCGTCACCCGCTCCGGCGCCCAGCCGGGAGCTGGAAAAGGTGGCGACCCCTGGCGTGCACAGCATCGAGGATCTGGTCGCATTCCTTGGCATCCCGGTCACGCAGACGGTGAAGACCCTGGTGCTGGAGGGCAGCGCTGAGGCCGATGCTCCGCTCGTGGCCGTGCTACTGCGCGGTGACCACGAACTGAACGCGGTCAAGGCCGAGAAGCACCCATGGATCGCGGCGCCGCTGCGCATGGCCGGCGACGCCGAGATCCGGGCAGCGATCGGGGCCGGCACCGGGTCACTGGGGCCGGTCGGGCTGCCGCTTCCGGTACTCGCCGACCACGTGCTTGCCGGACTCGCCGACTTCGCCGCCGGCGCGAACGAGGACGGCTTCCACCTGACCGGGGTCAACTGGGGGCGCGACCTGCCGCTGCCGGCCAGCGCCGACCTGCGCAACATCACCGCCGGCGAACCGGCCCCGGACGGCTCCGGCCCGATCGGGATCCGCCGTGGCATCGAGGTCGGGCACATCTTTCAGTTGGGCGAAAAGTACAGCCGCGCCCTGAATGCCAGCGTGCTCGACGAGTCCGGGCGCGAGCGCGTCGTGACCATGGGCTGTTACGGCATCGGCGTCTCGCGGGTGGTCGCGGCCGCGATCGAGCAGAACCACGACGACCGCGGGATCTGCTGGCCGGCAGCCCTCGCGCCATTCGATATCGCACTGTGCCCGATCGGCGCGAAGAAATCCCAGCGCGTGCGCGATGCCGCGACCGCGCTGCACGACGAATTGCAAGCGGCCGGTTTCTCAGTGCTTCTGGACGACCGGGACATCCGCCCCGGGGTGATGTTCGCGGACATGGAACTGATCGGCCTGCCTCACCGGCTGGTGATCGGCGAACGCGCACTGGACGAAGGCGTGATCGAGTACCAGGGCAGGCAGAATCCGGAGGCATCCAGGATCGAACGCGCGGGACTGCTGGACTTCCTGCGGGAGCGGCACGCCGAGTCCAGCTGA